A region of Candidatus Omnitrophota bacterium DNA encodes the following proteins:
- the purN gene encoding phosphoribosylglycinamide formyltransferase, translating into MNFAVFASGNGGNLQAIISALRAKKIRAALRLVISDRADAYALVRARKAKVPTLYLNPKEFATREAFDRAVMRCLKEHHVDFIVLAGYMRLFSSHFTRSYPNKILNIHPALLPAFKGTHGIRDAFQYGVKVTGATVHFVVEAMDAGAIILQEAVAVSSKDTEASLARKIHRVEHRIYPKAIDLFARGKLKLT; encoded by the coding sequence ATGAATTTCGCGGTGTTCGCTTCCGGCAACGGGGGGAATTTGCAGGCCATCATCAGCGCACTGCGCGCTAAAAAGATCCGCGCCGCTTTGCGATTGGTCATCAGCGACCGGGCGGACGCTTACGCGCTGGTGCGCGCCCGCAAGGCGAAGGTCCCGACGCTGTATTTAAACCCGAAGGAATTCGCGACCCGCGAGGCCTTTGACCGCGCGGTCATGCGGTGCCTCAAAGAACATCACGTGGATTTCATCGTTCTGGCCGGGTATATGCGTCTTTTCAGCAGTCACTTCACCCGCAGTTACCCGAACAAGATCCTCAACATCCATCCCGCGCTGTTGCCCGCTTTTAAAGGCACCCATGGCATCCGCGACGCTTTCCAGTACGGTGTCAAAGTCACCGGCGCGACCGTCCATTTTGTCGTCGAGGCAATGGACGCGGGCGCCATCATCCTGCAGGAAGCGGTGGCTGTCAGCTCCAAAGACACCGAGGCCTCTTTGGCGCGCAAGATCCACCGCGTTGAACACAGGATCTACCCCAAGGCCATTGACCTCTTTGCCCGCGGCAAATTAAAACTCACTTAG
- a CDS encoding MFS transporter: MLTFLKNRDNWPFLRFWLAQLVSQFGDRVNQMALVGLIAARHPDSPFELAKILAFTIIPVFVIGPVAGVYVDRWDRRRTLFACDFIRGLLVLGIAFYLINLSSILPIYAVVFLIFAFSRFYVPAKMSFIPQMVKTRDLHIANSLVTVTGMAALVFGALFGGIIVEKYGARGGFFWDAATFFFSGLLVFSMPAVRKLRTGFDTHKMLTAGRQMLGVHKTVLAEIDEGIAYIRGQKKIRFIFVMMSVLFAAAGAVYVVLIVFIQQAFHSVTRDLGFLAVPLGAGLFFGSMLYSKWGGAISKWKAMFWSMVFGGLMVALFALMAHTTHNRALAAALAFGLGFVVGPTVIAANTVVHTVCSEQMSGKVFSALEFVIHAAFLLAMLASAYAAEYVSRVWILSAVGAIFLVIGIIGLITYKDD; encoded by the coding sequence ATGCTGACCTTTCTCAAAAATAGGGACAATTGGCCGTTTTTGCGTTTCTGGCTGGCACAGCTGGTCTCGCAATTCGGCGACCGCGTCAACCAGATGGCGCTCGTCGGGCTGATCGCGGCCCGCCATCCTGATTCACCGTTCGAACTGGCCAAGATCCTGGCCTTCACCATCATCCCGGTTTTTGTCATCGGTCCCGTGGCCGGTGTCTATGTGGACCGCTGGGACAGACGCAGGACGCTGTTTGCCTGCGATTTCATCCGCGGCTTGCTGGTTTTGGGCATCGCGTTTTACCTGATCAACCTGTCTTCGATCCTGCCCATCTACGCCGTCGTTTTTTTGATCTTTGCGTTCAGCCGTTTTTATGTACCGGCGAAAATGTCCTTTATCCCGCAAATGGTCAAAACAAGGGACCTGCACATCGCCAATTCTTTGGTCACGGTCACGGGCATGGCGGCTTTGGTCTTCGGCGCGCTGTTCGGCGGCATTATCGTTGAGAAATACGGCGCCCGGGGCGGTTTCTTCTGGGATGCCGCGACATTTTTCTTCTCCGGGCTCCTGGTTTTTTCCATGCCGGCCGTCAGAAAATTACGGACGGGTTTTGATACACACAAGATGCTGACCGCCGGACGCCAGATGCTGGGTGTGCACAAGACCGTGCTGGCGGAAATTGACGAAGGCATTGCCTATATCCGGGGTCAAAAAAAGATCCGGTTCATTTTTGTGATGATGTCAGTGCTCTTCGCGGCCGCGGGCGCGGTGTATGTCGTCCTCATCGTTTTTATCCAGCAGGCGTTTCACAGCGTGACCCGTGACCTTGGGTTTTTGGCCGTTCCTTTAGGCGCGGGGCTTTTTTTCGGCAGCATGCTCTACAGCAAGTGGGGAGGGGCGATTTCCAAATGGAAGGCCATGTTCTGGTCCATGGTCTTCGGCGGGCTCATGGTGGCGCTCTTCGCGCTCATGGCGCATACGACCCATAACCGGGCTTTGGCCGCGGCCCTGGCGTTTGGACTGGGCTTTGTCGTCGGACCGACTGTGATCGCCGCCAACACCGTGGTGCATACGGTGTGCAGCGAGCAAATGAGCGGCAAGGTCTTCAGCGCCCTGGAATTCGTCATCCACGCGGCGTTTTTGCTGGCCATGCTCGCCAGCGCCTACGCCGCCGAGTATGTCAGCCGCGTGTGGATTTTATCCGCTGTTGGTGCTATATTCTTAGTCATCGGCATCATCGGTTTGATCACATACAAGGATGATTAG